The Nitrospira sp. KM1 genome includes a window with the following:
- a CDS encoding ScpA family protein has translation MPSVTNPGIKPSVDSEFDGAEQTELPYQVRIDNFEGPLDLLLHLIRKNEINIYDIPIALIARQYLDYIEAMKDLNLTVAGEFLVMAATLLQIKSKMLLPVDETTEDEDDGPDPREELVRRLLEYKKFKEAARQLDTQERMWRDVFGRTPPPPDEVEADEALLDNVGLFDLVDALQAILDRNPGKKLLEIIPDNLTVRDRMNAILESLEGQESVSFVSLFEQSCHRMVIIVTFLALLELIRLRTARVFQTESFGPILVSRAFSLVPDPAELDESEWR, from the coding sequence TTGCCGTCTGTCACCAATCCTGGTATAAAACCGTCTGTGGATAGCGAATTCGACGGCGCAGAACAAACCGAGCTGCCCTACCAGGTTCGCATCGATAATTTCGAAGGCCCCCTTGATCTCCTGCTTCACCTCATCAGGAAGAATGAGATCAACATCTACGATATTCCGATCGCGCTGATCGCACGACAATATCTCGACTATATCGAGGCCATGAAGGATCTGAATCTCACCGTGGCGGGAGAGTTTCTCGTCATGGCGGCCACGCTGCTGCAAATTAAATCCAAGATGTTGTTGCCGGTGGATGAAACCACGGAGGACGAAGACGATGGACCCGATCCGCGCGAAGAATTGGTCCGGCGTTTGCTCGAATACAAAAAGTTCAAGGAGGCGGCGCGTCAACTCGATACACAGGAACGCATGTGGCGGGATGTCTTCGGCCGAACTCCGCCGCCGCCGGATGAAGTCGAAGCGGATGAGGCGCTGCTCGACAATGTAGGACTGTTCGACCTGGTCGATGCCTTGCAAGCGATTCTCGACCGGAACCCCGGGAAGAAACTTCTGGAAATCATTCCCGACAACCTCACGGTACGGGATCGCATGAACGCGATTCTCGAATCGCTGGAGGGACAGGAATCGGTGAGTTTCGTTTCACTCTTCGAGCAGTCCTGCCATCGGATGGTGATCATCGTGACGTTTCTCGCGCTGCTGGAACTCATTCGGCTTCGCACCGCCCGGGTTTTTCAAACCGAAAGCTTCGGGCCGATCCTCGTGTCGCGCGCGTTCTCGTTGGTGCCGGATCCCGCTGAGTTGGATGAATCTGAATGGAGGTAG
- the scpB gene encoding SMC-Scp complex subunit ScpB, translating to MSPTDVQDEPVTETIESLAEAGEVLVSAEGPTGEQDATNPACEPPAQEDACQGRALTSIVEALLFVSGEPVSLSKLTSVIGTVSKAEVEQALKTLEEQFNRDERGIQLVKVAGGYRLVTKADVAPWLKKLDKAKASQRLSRSGLESLAIIAYKQPIVRAEIEEIRGVETSGVIRTLLERKLVRIVGRKEVPGRPIMYGTTKFFLEHFGLQDLSQLPPLREFKELGEAEQAMLPIEETTIIGQDETDESAHSGDRQQDVEEEGTGSDVQGRGSEVTGEPGGALLEQEAIEQT from the coding sequence ATGAGTCCGACGGACGTACAGGATGAACCGGTGACGGAGACGATTGAATCCCTTGCAGAGGCAGGCGAGGTTCTCGTTTCTGCGGAGGGACCAACCGGGGAGCAGGATGCGACGAACCCGGCGTGCGAGCCTCCGGCTCAGGAAGATGCGTGTCAAGGCCGCGCGCTCACCTCAATCGTTGAGGCGCTGTTGTTCGTATCGGGAGAACCGGTATCCCTGTCCAAGTTGACTTCCGTGATCGGTACGGTATCCAAAGCCGAGGTTGAGCAGGCATTGAAGACCCTTGAGGAACAATTCAACCGGGACGAGCGGGGGATACAGCTCGTGAAGGTGGCGGGAGGGTACCGTTTGGTGACCAAAGCCGACGTCGCCCCATGGCTCAAAAAACTGGACAAGGCGAAAGCCTCGCAGAGGCTGTCCCGGTCGGGTCTCGAATCGCTCGCCATCATCGCGTACAAGCAGCCGATCGTGCGCGCGGAAATAGAGGAGATTCGAGGCGTCGAGACCTCCGGAGTCATCCGCACCTTGCTTGAACGCAAACTGGTCCGCATCGTCGGTCGGAAGGAAGTGCCGGGCCGGCCGATCATGTACGGAACGACGAAGTTTTTTCTCGAACATTTTGGGCTCCAAGATCTCAGCCAGCTTCCTCCGCTTCGTGAATTCAAAGAACTGGGCGAGGCCGAGCAAGCCATGCTCCCGATCGAAGAGACGACGATTATCGGGCAGGATGAAACGGATGAGAGTGCGCATTCGGGTGACAGGCAGCAGGACGTCGAAGAGGAAGGAACAGGTTCTGATGTACAAGGACGAGGCTCTGAGGTAACGGGTGAGCCCGGTGGGGCGTTGCTCGAACAAGAGGCGATAGAGCAGACGTAG
- a CDS encoding 6-bladed beta-propeller: MFKSWLWDEMFRFDRLHSTIDGTQGEWGAGDSIAEEEELPQAPTNVGAKCGNGRITITWDPVPEAMYYNLYFQTTKGVQIKFSELTRPIASADDFKSVIGVKKEKATCLEGAQSPFVHDDLANGTCYHYVVTVVTPKGESLESQEVMAIPAPYLIAMSIGQEGVDEGELSSPTGISLDKDGNIYVADTDNHSIQKFDPSGKFVARWGAEPSSQEGSFYYPRGLAVGSNDTLYVADSGNNRVQKFDLNGNVMQAWGKFGFAWRGAEMGKFDAPWGVATDQEGNLYVSDTTNSRIQKFKSDGTPLLKWGRDGSFDGAFFFPRGVAVDFVGNIYVADESNNRIQKFDPRGSFLTKWGREGAGPGQFKSPWGVACDALGNVYVVDTGNHRIQKFDGNGTFLCAWGNRGKTEGQLNFPYGIAIDKEGSVFVVDSGNNRILKYVPTDEELNRGKDEAAQTKEAGPTQPPHSVAVKAGDTETFLSWMEVPNAVSYNLYFNTSANLSIQSATKIEGITNPFSHTGLTNDIPYYYAVTAVFEDGVESVLSSEVTATPVLIDITAPQNAYAVINHGAFMTNSPEVVVTISANDIDTGVGAYFISEAPMTPVAGTPGWVEVIPAIKFGATIPFILSFGDGQKTIYVWFKDVGGNVSTPATANILVNTSGYLCVSRWGRPGRGASLLHGGEFMAPIYGLCVDQQGSLFVVDNGNNRVQKFDSAGNFIILWGNFGGANANFHNPTGIACDGKGDVWVVDTNNHRVQKFDGKLGGYLMKFGSRGNGEGQFNAPWGIAVDRVRGYVYVVDSANFRVQKFDMQGEFVMSWGSFGNGDGQFYFPRGIAVDQSDGSVYVVDMGNHRIQKFDTSTNVLPQLLAKWGGSTEGGHASSPQAQEAGQLRSPWGIAVDGVGDVYVTDTGNHRVEKFDREGNFITQWGGYGNGDGQFNFPYGLCVDAKGSVFIVDSGNTRVQQFMPADEGSERLQEEAEAAAEIEKAQGTTSA, translated from the coding sequence ATGTTCAAATCATGGTTATGGGATGAGATGTTTCGATTCGATCGACTGCATTCGACCATTGACGGAACGCAAGGAGAGTGGGGCGCGGGTGACTCGATTGCCGAAGAAGAAGAGCTCCCTCAGGCACCCACCAACGTCGGGGCAAAGTGCGGGAATGGGCGAATCACGATTACCTGGGATCCTGTTCCCGAGGCGATGTACTACAACCTCTATTTTCAAACGACCAAGGGGGTCCAGATCAAGTTTTCTGAGCTGACCAGACCGATCGCCAGCGCCGATGATTTCAAGTCGGTGATCGGGGTCAAGAAGGAAAAGGCCACCTGCCTCGAAGGGGCGCAATCGCCGTTCGTTCACGATGATCTGGCCAACGGGACTTGTTACCACTACGTGGTGACAGTTGTAACTCCCAAAGGAGAGAGCCTGGAATCTCAGGAAGTCATGGCGATTCCCGCTCCATATCTGATCGCGATGAGCATCGGACAGGAGGGAGTGGATGAGGGCGAGCTGAGTTCTCCGACCGGCATCAGCTTGGATAAAGACGGCAATATCTATGTGGCCGATACCGACAATCATTCCATCCAAAAATTCGATCCATCCGGAAAGTTTGTCGCACGGTGGGGCGCGGAGCCTTCTTCACAGGAAGGCAGCTTTTATTACCCCCGCGGTCTGGCGGTAGGATCAAATGACACGTTGTACGTGGCCGACAGCGGAAACAATCGAGTACAGAAATTCGATCTGAACGGCAATGTGATGCAGGCATGGGGAAAGTTCGGGTTCGCCTGGCGCGGAGCCGAAATGGGTAAGTTCGATGCTCCCTGGGGGGTGGCGACGGATCAGGAAGGCAACCTCTACGTCTCGGATACCACGAATTCGCGCATTCAGAAGTTCAAGTCGGATGGAACGCCGCTTCTGAAGTGGGGGCGGGACGGGAGTTTCGACGGGGCATTCTTTTTCCCACGCGGAGTCGCGGTCGATTTCGTCGGCAATATCTATGTGGCCGACGAGAGCAACAATCGCATTCAGAAATTCGACCCTCGCGGCAGTTTTTTGACCAAATGGGGCCGTGAAGGCGCGGGGCCCGGTCAATTCAAATCTCCATGGGGAGTAGCCTGTGACGCGCTGGGCAACGTCTACGTGGTGGATACCGGCAACCACCGAATTCAGAAATTCGACGGCAATGGGACGTTTCTGTGCGCGTGGGGAAACCGAGGGAAAACCGAGGGGCAGCTGAATTTTCCCTACGGCATCGCGATCGATAAGGAAGGTTCCGTCTTCGTGGTGGACAGCGGGAACAACCGCATCCTGAAATACGTGCCGACCGACGAGGAACTGAATCGCGGAAAGGACGAAGCCGCGCAGACGAAGGAAGCAGGGCCGACTCAGCCGCCGCACAGCGTGGCGGTCAAGGCCGGCGATACAGAAACCTTCCTGAGCTGGATGGAAGTACCCAACGCGGTTTCCTATAACCTCTATTTCAATACATCGGCCAACCTTTCCATACAGAGCGCAACGAAGATTGAGGGAATCACCAATCCCTTTTCGCACACCGGCCTGACCAACGACATTCCCTATTATTACGCCGTCACGGCGGTCTTCGAGGACGGGGTGGAAAGCGTATTGTCGAGCGAGGTGACCGCGACTCCGGTTTTGATCGACATCACGGCCCCGCAGAACGCCTACGCCGTCATCAATCACGGTGCCTTCATGACCAACTCACCGGAAGTCGTGGTCACCATTTCGGCCAACGACATCGATACGGGGGTGGGCGCCTATTTCATTTCAGAAGCTCCGATGACTCCGGTGGCGGGCACTCCCGGATGGGTGGAGGTGATCCCCGCGATTAAGTTCGGGGCCACGATTCCATTCATCCTGTCGTTCGGGGACGGTCAGAAAACGATCTATGTGTGGTTCAAGGACGTGGGCGGCAATGTCTCAACGCCTGCGACCGCCAATATATTGGTCAACACTTCGGGATATCTGTGCGTCTCGCGATGGGGACGTCCTGGTCGCGGCGCCTCCCTCCTCCACGGAGGTGAGTTCATGGCCCCCATATACGGATTGTGCGTCGATCAACAGGGATCGCTGTTCGTGGTCGATAACGGCAATAACCGGGTTCAAAAATTCGACAGCGCGGGAAACTTCATCATTCTTTGGGGCAATTTCGGGGGAGCCAACGCGAACTTTCATAATCCGACGGGGATCGCCTGCGACGGCAAAGGAGATGTCTGGGTCGTCGATACGAACAATCACCGCGTGCAGAAGTTCGACGGAAAATTGGGCGGCTATCTGATGAAGTTCGGATCGCGTGGAAACGGCGAGGGCCAGTTCAACGCGCCCTGGGGCATTGCCGTCGATCGCGTACGCGGGTACGTGTACGTCGTCGATAGCGCGAATTTCCGTGTGCAAAAGTTCGATATGCAGGGAGAGTTCGTGATGTCTTGGGGAAGTTTCGGCAACGGGGACGGGCAGTTTTATTTTCCGCGAGGCATCGCCGTCGACCAGTCCGATGGGTCAGTGTATGTCGTGGACATGGGGAACCATCGCATTCAAAAATTCGATACCAGCACGAATGTGCTGCCCCAACTCCTCGCCAAGTGGGGAGGCAGTACCGAGGGCGGGCATGCCAGCAGCCCGCAGGCGCAGGAGGCCGGACAGCTTCGTTCACCGTGGGGCATCGCGGTCGATGGAGTTGGCGATGTGTACGTAACCGATACCGGCAATCATCGAGTCGAGAAATTCGACAGGGAAGGGAATTTTATCACGCAATGGGGCGGGTACGGGAACGGCGACGGACAATTCAATTTTCCCTATGGCCTCTGCGTGGACGCCAAGGGCAGCGTGTTCATCGTCGACAGCGGCAATACCAGAGTGCAGCAATTCATGCCCGCCGACGAGGGCAGCGAGCGGCTTCAGGAAGAGGCTGAAGCGGCCGCGGAAATCGAAAAGGCACAGGGGACGACGTCAGCCTAG
- the guaB gene encoding IMP dehydrogenase, producing the protein MLDQEPRLGLTYDDVVLIPAKSAVVPNEVDVRTQLTRNIQINIPIISSAMDTVTESRMAIAMAREGGLGIIHRVLSPADQAAEIDRVKKSESGMILDPVTISPDQTIRDAHQLMAKYRISGIPVTKNKKLVGILTNRDLRFETRLDLKVSQVMKRDKLVTAPEGTSLEKAREILHEHRIEKLPVVNRQGELKGLITIKDIEKRIKYPNACKDSHGRLRVGAAVGVGADAEERVAQLKKAGVDVVVVDTAHGHSQAVLDIVKLIKKQHPGLEVVAGNIATAEAAKDLLKAGVDAVKVGVGPGSICTTRIVSGSGMPQLTAIADCAKALASSGVPIIADGGIKFSGDVSKALAAGASSVMLGGLLAGTEESPGETVLYQARTYKVYRGMGSIGAMERGGGDRYGQGGRPAPKLVPEGIEGRVPYKGPLSAVMYQLVGGVKSGMGYCGCKTIPELQQNAAFIRQTPAGLRESHVHDVIITKEAPNYRMDWE; encoded by the coding sequence ATGCTCGACCAAGAACCGCGCCTCGGTTTGACATATGATGACGTCGTATTGATACCGGCGAAGTCGGCGGTCGTCCCGAACGAAGTCGACGTCCGAACTCAGCTCACCCGCAATATTCAGATCAATATTCCCATAATCAGTTCGGCCATGGACACCGTCACCGAATCCCGCATGGCCATCGCCATGGCGCGTGAAGGGGGGCTGGGCATTATTCACCGGGTGCTGTCCCCGGCCGATCAGGCCGCGGAAATCGATCGAGTCAAAAAATCAGAAAGTGGGATGATCCTCGACCCGGTGACGATTTCTCCTGATCAAACCATTCGCGATGCGCACCAGTTGATGGCGAAGTATCGTATTTCCGGCATCCCCGTCACCAAAAACAAGAAGCTCGTCGGTATCCTGACCAACCGGGACCTGCGGTTTGAAACACGGTTGGATCTGAAGGTATCCCAGGTCATGAAGCGGGACAAACTGGTCACGGCTCCCGAAGGCACGAGCCTGGAAAAGGCCCGCGAGATCCTGCACGAGCACCGCATCGAAAAACTGCCGGTAGTGAACAGACAGGGCGAGTTGAAAGGTCTTATCACGATCAAAGACATCGAGAAGCGCATCAAGTATCCCAACGCCTGCAAAGATTCGCACGGCCGCTTGCGCGTGGGGGCCGCGGTCGGCGTCGGTGCAGATGCGGAAGAACGGGTCGCGCAACTAAAAAAAGCCGGTGTCGATGTGGTAGTGGTCGATACGGCTCACGGCCATTCCCAGGCCGTACTCGATATCGTGAAGCTGATCAAGAAGCAACATCCGGGACTGGAAGTCGTCGCGGGCAATATCGCCACCGCGGAGGCGGCTAAGGACCTTCTCAAAGCCGGGGTGGATGCGGTCAAGGTCGGAGTGGGACCCGGTTCCATCTGTACCACACGGATCGTTTCTGGATCTGGCATGCCGCAATTGACGGCAATTGCCGACTGTGCCAAAGCCCTGGCGAGCAGCGGAGTGCCAATCATCGCCGATGGCGGCATTAAATTCTCGGGCGATGTGAGCAAGGCGTTGGCCGCGGGAGCCTCTTCCGTGATGCTCGGCGGGCTGCTTGCCGGCACGGAAGAGTCTCCGGGTGAAACAGTACTGTACCAGGCGAGAACGTACAAAGTGTACCGAGGCATGGGCTCAATCGGCGCCATGGAGCGCGGCGGCGGAGACCGGTATGGCCAGGGTGGACGGCCGGCGCCAAAGCTCGTGCCGGAGGGAATTGAGGGACGGGTTCCTTACAAGGGCCCGCTCTCCGCGGTGATGTATCAGTTGGTCGGAGGCGTGAAAAGCGGGATGGGATATTGCGGATGCAAAACGATCCCGGAGCTTCAGCAAAATGCGGCTTTTATCAGGCAGACTCCCGCAGGTCTCCGTGAAAGCCATGTGCACGACGTCATTATTACGAAGGAAGCACCGAACTACCGAATGGACTGGGAATAG
- the guaA gene encoding glutamine-hydrolyzing GMP synthase, translating into MEPSHDRILVLDFGSQYTQLIARRIREAEVYSQILPCTAPLATILAYRPQGIVLSGGPASVYERKAPTVDKELFEQGIPILGICYGMQLVTHLSGGKVAKSTHREYGRAELVIDDRGDLFKGIGEGPSATVWMSHGDRIEHIPPGFQILAHTANSPIAAMKQADGSRRVYCLQFHPEVAHTPAGAAMIKNFVYDICGCKPTWTMQSYVETAVHHIREQVGKDRVICALSGGVDSSVAAALTHRAIGDQLTCLFVDNGVLRAGERDQVQKTFASQLHLNLKMLDRTKQFLTALKNVTDPERKRKIIGRQFIRHFEHESKKLKGVKFLVQGTLYPDVIESVSFKGPSATIKTHHNVGGLPARMRLKLIEPLRELFKDEVRILGAELGLPDEIVWRQPFPGPGLAIRILGSVTDVRLAMLRAAETIVDQEIRSAGLYRDIWQAFAVLLPIKTVGVMGDQRTYEHVIAVRAVTSLDGMTADWAPIPNEVLGRISNRIINEVKGVNRVVYDISSKPPSTIEWE; encoded by the coding sequence ATGGAACCTTCGCACGATAGAATTCTGGTCCTCGACTTCGGATCTCAATACACGCAATTGATTGCGCGCCGCATTCGGGAAGCCGAAGTGTATTCGCAGATCCTGCCGTGCACGGCCCCGCTTGCGACCATTCTCGCGTATCGGCCCCAGGGCATCGTCCTCTCGGGTGGTCCGGCCAGCGTCTACGAGAGGAAGGCTCCGACCGTTGACAAGGAACTCTTCGAGCAAGGCATTCCTATCCTTGGTATCTGTTACGGCATGCAGCTTGTCACCCATCTTTCCGGAGGGAAGGTCGCTAAATCGACACACCGAGAGTATGGGCGAGCCGAACTCGTGATCGACGATCGCGGCGATCTTTTCAAAGGCATCGGCGAAGGCCCATCCGCAACCGTGTGGATGTCGCACGGAGATAGGATTGAGCACATCCCTCCCGGGTTCCAGATTCTGGCGCATACGGCCAATTCTCCCATTGCGGCGATGAAACAGGCCGATGGGTCTCGACGCGTCTATTGTCTTCAGTTTCATCCGGAGGTCGCGCATACGCCCGCGGGAGCGGCGATGATCAAGAATTTTGTCTATGACATCTGCGGCTGCAAGCCGACGTGGACCATGCAGTCGTACGTGGAGACAGCCGTTCACCATATTCGTGAGCAGGTCGGGAAAGACCGGGTCATCTGCGCGCTCAGCGGCGGCGTCGACTCGTCGGTTGCGGCGGCGCTGACTCACCGCGCCATTGGCGATCAATTGACCTGTCTGTTCGTCGACAACGGGGTCCTCAGGGCCGGTGAACGCGATCAGGTCCAGAAGACCTTTGCCTCGCAACTTCATCTGAACCTCAAGATGCTCGATCGAACCAAACAGTTTCTCACTGCTCTCAAGAACGTGACCGATCCGGAACGCAAAAGGAAGATCATCGGTCGGCAGTTCATCAGGCATTTTGAACACGAATCCAAAAAGCTCAAAGGTGTGAAGTTTCTGGTTCAAGGAACGCTCTATCCCGACGTGATCGAAAGCGTGAGTTTCAAGGGACCGTCGGCCACGATCAAGACGCATCACAATGTGGGCGGGCTGCCTGCGCGCATGCGATTAAAACTCATCGAGCCTCTCCGTGAATTATTCAAGGACGAGGTGCGTATTCTGGGCGCCGAACTGGGGCTCCCAGACGAGATCGTCTGGCGTCAGCCTTTTCCGGGACCCGGGCTCGCGATCCGAATACTGGGCTCCGTGACGGATGTCCGGTTGGCCATGTTGCGTGCCGCGGAAACCATTGTCGATCAGGAAATCAGGAGCGCGGGTCTTTACCGGGACATCTGGCAAGCTTTTGCGGTGCTGTTACCTATTAAAACCGTTGGGGTCATGGGAGATCAGAGAACCTACGAGCATGTGATCGCAGTCCGTGCGGTGACCAGTCTCGACGGCATGACCGCCGACTGGGCTCCGATTCCAAACGAGGTGCTCGGCCGCATATCCAACCGGATCATCAATGAAGTGAAGGGCGTCAACCGGGTCGTGTACGATATCAGTTCCAAGCCGCCCAGCACGATCGAGTGGGAATAG
- a CDS encoding pseudouridine synthase, with amino-acid sequence MEIRLQKLIAGTGIASRRKAEELIAAGRVAVNGKVITELGTKVEPGRDHVKVDGKHLSAPQPFVYLLLNKPKHVMSTLDDPGGRPTVKDYLRGVSVRVFPVGRLDFDSEGLMLLTNNGDLSQTLLHPRYHVAKTYLIKVKGILTDEEIARLEQGVRLEDGMTGPALVKKVRKAEQNSWLEITIREGRKHQVKRMLESVGHRVTKLTRVKMGPLILGNLEPGEFRFLSDREANALRELVEKRKAETEQPQGASSARPARREGWARPKRTKRHTSRKVKVA; translated from the coding sequence ATGGAAATTCGTTTGCAAAAACTGATCGCCGGAACTGGAATCGCATCCCGCCGCAAGGCCGAGGAGTTGATCGCAGCCGGACGAGTCGCGGTCAACGGCAAGGTGATCACCGAATTGGGGACCAAGGTGGAACCGGGTCGAGACCACGTCAAAGTGGATGGGAAGCACCTCAGCGCTCCTCAGCCGTTTGTCTATCTGTTGTTGAACAAACCCAAGCACGTCATGTCGACCTTGGATGATCCGGGCGGGCGTCCCACGGTCAAAGATTATCTTCGAGGAGTGTCGGTACGGGTGTTTCCGGTCGGCCGGCTGGATTTCGACAGCGAAGGTCTCATGCTGTTGACCAACAACGGAGACCTGTCGCAAACCTTGCTTCATCCCCGCTATCATGTGGCCAAGACCTATCTCATCAAGGTGAAAGGCATCTTGACGGATGAGGAGATCGCACGTCTGGAACAGGGTGTCCGGCTCGAAGATGGCATGACCGGTCCCGCGCTTGTGAAGAAGGTCCGGAAGGCCGAACAGAATTCATGGTTGGAAATCACGATTCGTGAAGGACGCAAACATCAGGTCAAGCGGATGCTGGAATCGGTCGGCCACAGGGTGACCAAGCTGACGCGGGTGAAAATGGGACCGCTTATCCTCGGGAATCTCGAACCCGGGGAGTTTCGCTTTCTCAGCGACCGGGAAGCCAATGCCTTGAGGGAGCTGGTCGAGAAACGCAAGGCGGAGACTGAACAGCCGCAGGGTGCGTCTTCCGCGCGGCCGGCCAGGCGCGAAGGGTGGGCGAGACCGAAACGCACGAAGCGCCATACATCGAGGAAGGTGAAAGTGGCATGA
- the aspS gene encoding aspartate--tRNA ligase, translated as MKLRTHRCGELNASHVGKTVVLNGWVQRRRDHGTVIFIDLRDRTGLTQVVFNAERNPDVHRAAHALRSECVVSVTGQVMARPDESKNPHLSTGEVEIFVDDVEVLNEAKTPPFLIEDDAEVTEAVRLKYRYLDLRRPRMQRLLALRHAITQATRSYLNAQGFLEVETPMLTKSTPEGARDYLVPSRVNPGQFFALPQSPQLFKQILMVGGVDRYYQIARCFRDEDLRNDRQPEFTQIDLEMSFVDREQVMTLMEQMIVTVFREAGGVNLPTPFPRMTYAEAIGRYGSDKPDLRFEMPLYDVTAFAAASEFKVFKDAATKGGIVKALIVKGGAAMARSRIDALAETAKSFGAKGLAWLKITGEGQLESVIAKFLDAKAFGTALPEAKPGDLVLFGADKPAVVHDVLGRIRLLLGEELHLIETSAWRPVWITEFPLLDYSPEEKRYVFMHNPFAAPMDEDLKLLDSEPLKVRAKAYDMVLNGNEIGGGSIRNHRSDIQMRILDLLGIDKDQAHAKFGFLLDALEYGAPPHGGIAFGLDRLIMLLGAAESIRDVIAFPKTQRAQCPLTDAPSAVSPDQLKELRIKLDLVE; from the coding sequence ATGAAGTTGAGAACGCACCGCTGCGGTGAACTGAACGCATCCCATGTCGGCAAGACCGTCGTTCTGAACGGCTGGGTCCAGCGGCGCCGGGATCACGGGACGGTGATATTCATCGATTTGCGTGATCGGACCGGCCTGACGCAGGTGGTGTTCAATGCGGAGAGAAATCCGGACGTGCATCGGGCTGCGCATGCGCTCCGTAGCGAGTGCGTCGTGTCCGTCACCGGGCAGGTCATGGCCAGGCCTGACGAATCCAAAAACCCTCACCTCTCCACCGGCGAAGTTGAAATCTTCGTGGACGACGTCGAGGTCCTCAACGAGGCGAAAACGCCTCCGTTTCTCATCGAGGACGACGCCGAAGTGACGGAAGCCGTCCGGCTCAAATACCGCTATCTCGATCTCCGCCGTCCGCGAATGCAACGATTGTTGGCGTTGCGCCATGCGATCACCCAAGCCACGAGAAGCTACCTCAATGCGCAAGGATTTCTGGAGGTCGAGACTCCAATGCTGACGAAAAGCACGCCCGAAGGCGCGCGTGATTATCTCGTGCCGAGCCGGGTCAATCCCGGACAGTTCTTCGCGTTACCCCAGTCCCCGCAGCTGTTCAAACAGATCCTGATGGTCGGCGGCGTAGACCGGTATTATCAGATCGCACGATGCTTTCGCGACGAAGACTTACGCAACGACCGCCAGCCGGAGTTCACCCAGATCGATCTGGAAATGTCGTTCGTGGACCGCGAACAGGTCATGACCCTCATGGAGCAGATGATCGTCACGGTGTTTCGCGAGGCCGGAGGTGTGAATCTGCCCACACCGTTTCCCAGAATGACCTACGCGGAAGCCATCGGGCGTTACGGCTCCGACAAGCCGGACCTGCGCTTCGAGATGCCGTTGTACGATGTCACCGCCTTCGCCGCCGCCAGCGAGTTCAAGGTGTTCAAGGACGCGGCGACAAAGGGGGGAATCGTCAAAGCCTTGATCGTCAAAGGTGGAGCGGCGATGGCCCGAAGCCGCATCGATGCCTTGGCCGAAACTGCCAAGAGCTTCGGCGCGAAAGGACTCGCGTGGTTAAAAATCACCGGGGAGGGCCAACTCGAGTCCGTCATCGCGAAGTTTCTCGATGCCAAAGCGTTTGGAACCGCGCTGCCGGAAGCCAAGCCCGGTGATCTGGTGCTGTTCGGCGCCGACAAGCCTGCGGTCGTCCACGACGTGCTCGGGAGAATCAGGCTTCTTCTCGGGGAGGAACTCCACCTGATCGAGACATCGGCATGGAGACCCGTCTGGATCACCGAATTTCCCCTGCTCGACTATTCACCGGAAGAGAAGCGGTATGTGTTCATGCATAATCCATTCGCCGCTCCGATGGACGAAGATCTGAAGCTCCTCGACAGCGAACCGTTGAAAGTGCGGGCCAAGGCATACGACATGGTCCTGAACGGGAACGAGATCGGGGGAGGGAGCATCCGAAACCATCGGAGCGACATCCAGATGCGGATTTTGGACCTGCTCGGCATCGACAAGGATCAGGCGCATGCCAAGTTTGGGTTTCTCCTGGACGCGCTGGAGTATGGGGCGCCCCCGCACGGCGGCATCGCGTTTGGCCTGGATCGGCTGATCATGCTGCTGGGAGCTGCCGAGTCCATACGCGATGTAATTGCATTCCCCAAGACCCAACGGGCGCAATGCCCATTGACCGATGCTCCATCCGCCGTCAGCCCCGATCAGTTGAAGGAGTTGCGGATCAAACTCGATTTGGTCGAATAG